From the genome of Salvelinus fontinalis isolate EN_2023a unplaced genomic scaffold, ASM2944872v1 scaffold_0036, whole genome shotgun sequence, one region includes:
- the LOC129842380 gene encoding zinc finger protein 239-like has translation MSSLNIPSPVKEEVCWTEKEALVKELKEEEDVTVKQEVEREAVTLKEEEKDVSVKEEEDAFRVKEEEDVTVKEEDAVFGVKEEEVGDPFKPRERRDYRVSSGDLQRHHDADEAEKSLSRSELLKKHQREKLYCCSDCGKRLNSSLGLKIHQRIHTGDKRYGCDQCGKSFIRLQTLKSHQRIHTGEKPYGCDQCGKSFTQLNSLTVHQRTHTGEKPYGCNQCGKSFTTSSYLTIHKRTHTGEKPYSCNQCGKSFTQLNSLKVHQRTHTGEKSYGCDQCVKSFSTFGCLTIHQRTHTGEKSHNCNQCGKRYSDKRSLIKHQKIHT, from the exons atgagctccCTAAACATCCCCTCTCCTGTTaaagaagaggtctgctggacggagaaagaagctctcgtgAAAGAgttgaaggaagaggaggatgtcacagtaaaacaagaagtagagcgTGAGGCTGTTAccctgaaagaagaagagaaagacgtttcagtgaaagaagaggaagacgcgttcagagtgaaagaggaggaggatgttacagtaaaagaagaggatgcagtttttggtgtgaaagaagaggaggttggagatccGTTTAAAccca gagagagacgggactatcGTGTATCCTCTGGGGATCTTCAACGacatcatgatgctgacgaggcagagaaaagtctctccagatcagaactcctcaagaaacaccagcgaGAGAAACtgtactgctgctctgactgtgggaaaagatTAAACTCTTCactaggccttaaaatacatcaaaGAATTCACACTGGAGATAAACGttatggctgtgatcaatgtgggaagagttttattcggctacaaaccctgaaatcacaccagagaatacacactggagagaaaccttatggctgtgatcaatgtgggaagagttttactcagctaaaCAGCCTGACAGTACACCagcggacacacacaggagagaaaccttatggctgtaatcaatgtgggaagagttttactacgtctagctatctaactatacacaagagaacacacacaggagagaaaccatatagctgtaatcaatgtgggaagagttttactcagctaaaCAGCCTGAAAGTACACCagcggacacacacaggagagaaatcttatggctgtgatcaatgtgtAAAGAGTTTTAGTACGTTTGGCtgtctgactatacaccagagaacacacacaggagagaaatctcataACTgtaatcagtgtgggaagagatactctgataaaagatctctgatcaaacatcagaaaatacatacatga